In Elusimicrobiaceae bacterium, the following are encoded in one genomic region:
- a CDS encoding ribose-phosphate pyrophosphokinase, with the protein MGTLKLFSGNANKKLAGDICALLGVEQGQIRMGRFADGEIDCQILENVRGCDCYVFQPTCPPINENLMELLVMLDALKRASAGRITAVIPYFGYARADRKAAPRVPITAKLIANLITTAGANRVMAIDLHAGQLQGFFDIPLDHMQGRPVFVDYIHSQHITDRVVISPDVGGSERARNFAGKLECNLVIVDKRRPRANEAVVYNVIGEVAGKTAIIFDDLVDTAGTLAAVANAIKERGAKRVLAACTHGLLSRDAVTKIENSQIEKLLITDTIPENRNLGSKVVCLSVAPILAEAIRRNHNGLSISEMFI; encoded by the coding sequence ATGGGAACACTCAAGCTGTTTTCCGGAAACGCGAACAAAAAACTCGCCGGCGACATCTGCGCGCTGCTGGGCGTGGAGCAGGGCCAGATCAGGATGGGCCGGTTCGCCGACGGTGAAATTGACTGCCAGATACTGGAAAACGTGCGCGGCTGCGACTGCTATGTTTTCCAGCCCACCTGCCCGCCCATTAACGAGAACCTGATGGAACTGCTGGTCATGCTTGACGCGCTCAAGCGCGCCAGCGCGGGCCGCATAACCGCCGTGATACCGTATTTCGGGTACGCCCGGGCCGACCGCAAGGCCGCGCCGCGCGTGCCGATAACGGCGAAACTGATCGCCAACCTTATCACCACCGCCGGCGCCAACCGCGTCATGGCGATTGACCTGCACGCGGGCCAGCTGCAGGGTTTTTTCGATATTCCGCTTGACCATATGCAGGGCCGGCCGGTATTTGTGGACTATATCCATTCCCAGCACATAACCGACCGGGTGGTAATTTCGCCCGACGTAGGCGGCTCGGAGCGGGCGCGCAATTTCGCCGGCAAGCTGGAATGCAATCTGGTCATTGTGGACAAGCGCCGGCCCCGCGCCAACGAGGCCGTGGTTTACAACGTAATAGGCGAGGTGGCGGGCAAAACGGCCATCATATTCGACGATTTGGTGGACACCGCCGGCACTCTCGCCGCGGTGGCCAACGCAATAAAAGAACGTGGCGCCAAACGCGTACTGGCGGCCTGCACACACGGGCTGCTGTCGCGCGACGCCGTCACAAAAATAGAAAACTCGCAGATTGAAAAACTGCTTATTACAGACACCATTCCCGAGAACAGAAACCTGGGGAGCAAAGTGGTCTGCCTGTCGGTCGCGCCGATTCTGGCCGAAGCGATACGCCGCAACCACAACGGGCTGTCAATCAGCGAAATGTTTATTTGA
- a CDS encoding 50S ribosomal protein L25, with amino-acid sequence METVKLSAEKRTCSGGKGALSKIRKDRKLPGIIYGGTEEPCSITFSGKELHNLMKHGANTIAEIEMADAKMNAIVQAVQYHPVTDMPIHVDFLRLSDTRKVEISVPVTLSGIPVGVKISGALVEHSIRRIQMRCLPKDIVKVINVDISGLEMGKAIYVRDLPLNEDVDVLTPGDRSVVHLVLPKNYEEEAKPAAAEGEAAAAAPAADGKAAPAADGKAAPAAAAKTQAKK; translated from the coding sequence ATGGAAACAGTAAAACTCTCTGCTGAAAAGAGAACCTGCTCGGGCGGAAAAGGCGCGCTGAGCAAAATACGGAAAGACCGCAAGCTGCCCGGCATCATCTACGGCGGAACCGAAGAGCCCTGCTCAATCACCTTTTCGGGCAAAGAGCTGCACAACCTCATGAAACACGGCGCCAACACAATCGCCGAAATCGAAATGGCGGACGCGAAAATGAACGCCATCGTGCAGGCGGTGCAGTATCACCCGGTGACCGACATGCCAATCCATGTTGATTTTCTGCGGCTGAGCGACACCCGGAAAGTGGAAATAAGCGTGCCGGTCACGCTGTCCGGCATTCCGGTCGGCGTTAAAATCAGCGGCGCGCTGGTGGAACACAGCATCCGCCGGATTCAGATGCGCTGCCTGCCGAAAGATATCGTTAAAGTGATCAATGTTGACATCTCCGGGCTTGAAATGGGCAAAGCGATTTATGTGCGCGACCTGCCGCTTAACGAGGATGTGGATGTGCTTACCCCGGGCGACCGGTCGGTGGTGCATCTGGTCCTGCCGAAGAATTATGAAGAAGAAGCCAAGCCCGCCGCAGCGGAAGGCGAAGCCGCAGCGGCCGCACCTGCCGCCGACGGGAAAGCCGCTCCCGCGGCTGACGGAAAAGCCGCTCCCGCGGCCGCCGCAAAAACTCAGGCCAAGAAGTAA
- the pth gene encoding aminoacyl-tRNA hydrolase yields MSGRQLVIAGLGNPGSRYAGTRHNAGFMLADLLAESLGAGPWKSWENSGEYARADWAGREICLFKPLTYMNNSGLAVSSYVRFKKIPPQDVLVCFDDLSLPCGKIRIRKTGSAGGQNGMKSVIAHLGTQDIARLRMGIGPQPGFMDAADFVLSAFKPDEKTLFNAGLATALDAVRLIAEQGLEPAMNKFNAG; encoded by the coding sequence TTGAGCGGACGGCAGCTGGTTATAGCAGGTTTGGGAAATCCGGGGTCCCGTTACGCGGGGACACGCCATAACGCCGGCTTCATGCTGGCGGACCTTTTGGCGGAAAGTCTTGGCGCGGGGCCCTGGAAATCCTGGGAAAATTCCGGCGAATACGCCCGGGCGGATTGGGCGGGCAGGGAAATCTGCCTGTTCAAGCCGCTTACCTATATGAACAACTCGGGGCTGGCGGTAAGCAGTTATGTGCGGTTTAAAAAAATACCGCCGCAGGATGTGCTGGTGTGTTTTGACGATCTGTCGCTGCCGTGCGGGAAAATCCGGATCCGCAAGACCGGCTCCGCCGGCGGCCAGAACGGCATGAAAAGCGTCATCGCGCACCTGGGCACGCAGGATATAGCGCGCCTGAGAATGGGGATCGGCCCGCAGCCGGGTTTCATGGACGCGGCGGATTTTGTGCTTTCCGCTTTCAAACCGGATGAAAAAACCCTTTTTAACGCCGGCCTGGCAACCGCGCTTGACGCGGTGCGGCTTATCGCGGAGCAGGGGCTTGAACCCGCCATGAACAAATTCAACGCCGGATAG
- a CDS encoding clostripain-related cysteine peptidase produces MRFKSAIIFSAIATLALSPAIAKKLPAAAQQLHKPAGIRVAWPKTAPVAIDSGITMSLPQPEREWTVMAFVNGKNDLAFQAFTAVNAMESAAPGADVNIVLELGMVNDKELRFKRLRSWRGIRRFFVTSDSDPRKITSIPLPGEPYGDMGSYRHLVRFCKWAKTNFPAKKYMLIMISHGDGMYYISPDNLTRNAIGLTELGKALARIGGVDVFAADACLMQMAEVAYVLKDAVKVMVGSEAIMPYLGFDYTANINLLRANPGMGAEEAGTVIVETFAKLYAGKAGKGGIGYNGKRTTLSALRLSEMDNLAVSVKTWTEAVRNSPDSIRCLRVALRKARRFDEPEFLDLHHFGDLVMRNTSDPVLQSASASLLTLLKDRLLVINKQRRFKQANGLSIYVPTGTTLRRGYRESAFAQQSGWYLFLCWLKRNNLLREDMPNPAKWVE; encoded by the coding sequence ATGAGATTTAAATCTGCCATAATATTTTCCGCTATAGCAACGCTGGCGCTTTCGCCTGCGATAGCGAAGAAATTGCCTGCGGCGGCACAACAGCTCCATAAGCCGGCGGGGATCCGTGTTGCCTGGCCTAAAACAGCCCCCGTAGCTATTGATTCCGGGATCACCATGTCACTGCCGCAGCCGGAACGCGAGTGGACAGTGATGGCTTTTGTAAATGGCAAAAACGATCTGGCATTTCAGGCGTTTACCGCAGTGAACGCTATGGAAAGCGCCGCACCCGGCGCGGATGTCAATATCGTGCTTGAACTGGGAATGGTGAACGACAAAGAACTCCGGTTTAAAAGACTGCGTTCCTGGCGCGGGATACGGAGATTTTTTGTTACAAGCGATTCCGATCCCCGCAAGATAACCTCCATCCCGTTGCCCGGCGAACCTTATGGCGATATGGGCAGCTACCGCCACCTGGTGCGGTTCTGCAAGTGGGCCAAGACAAATTTCCCCGCAAAAAAATACATGCTGATCATGATCTCGCACGGCGACGGTATGTATTACATTTCTCCAGACAACCTAACCCGCAACGCAATCGGACTGACGGAATTGGGCAAAGCGCTCGCCCGGATCGGCGGCGTGGATGTCTTTGCCGCCGATGCATGTTTAATGCAGATGGCGGAAGTGGCTTATGTTTTGAAAGACGCGGTCAAGGTAATGGTGGGTTCGGAAGCCATTATGCCTTACCTCGGGTTTGACTACACAGCAAACATCAATTTGCTGCGCGCCAACCCTGGGATGGGTGCCGAAGAAGCTGGTACGGTTATCGTGGAAACTTTCGCCAAGTTATACGCGGGTAAAGCTGGCAAAGGCGGCATCGGATATAATGGCAAACGCACAACACTTTCGGCGCTGCGCCTGTCGGAAATGGACAATCTGGCCGTTTCGGTCAAGACCTGGACCGAAGCGGTAAGGAATTCGCCGGATTCAATTCGCTGTTTGCGCGTGGCTTTGCGCAAAGCCAGAAGATTTGACGAACCGGAATTTCTGGACCTTCACCATTTTGGGGACCTTGTGATGCGAAACACCTCTGATCCCGTGCTGCAATCAGCCAGCGCCAGCCTGCTGACTCTGCTTAAAGACCGGCTGCTGGTAATAAATAAACAGCGCCGTTTCAAGCAGGCTAACGGACTAAGTATTTATGTGCCGACCGGCACCACGCTGCGGCGCGGCTACAGGGAGTCGGCTTTTGCCCAGCAATCCGGCTGGTATTTGTTCCTGTGCTGGCTCAAGCGCAATAACCTGTTGCGGGAAGATATGCCGAATCCGGCGAAGTGGGTTGAGTAG